The Cryptomeria japonica chromosome 2, Sugi_1.0, whole genome shotgun sequence region GATTTACTTTCAAAATCATTTCATAGTTGTCGATTTTAGTGTTGATTTAACACTCTCATAATTAGTGTAATTCATTCAAGTTGCATGGAATCGTTCAATAATATACATAACGAACAAAAAGATTagttgcattcacattgttttaGTATCTGACGTTATGTTAGTTATCATTTATTTGCAAATAAAAAATACACaaacataaattaaatataatttcttTGCTTTAACATTGTTCATCTTTTCACTTAGTTCTATTTGTAATTATTATTTTGTATACAATTATTATCTTGTTTGAAAAATGCTGACAAAATGGAACGAAAAAAAACTAACCCTGGACATTTTTGACCAAAGAAATTCGATTTAAAGCTTGTAAAATGCAACTACTTAACTAAAATTCGTGGTTGACCACGTTTTTATCTGCTGTAAATCGTACGAAAATTTGGCCTAAAATCGGCAGAAAGGAACTGGCTTGATCAATTCAATTTCTCTCGCGTTTTTTCAGCCAATTTATCTGGCATAGGCAGGTATTTATCGGAAGAAATCACGATAAATTAGAGATCTTCAGTTTGCAACTCAGACTGGCAAAGATTTATGCTTAAACAATGATAATGTCGCAAACTGTCATTGCTCCACATGTGATCATTACGATTTATGGAGATACAGACGCCTTTGGGCGGTAGCGTGAGATCAGTTATTTTGTACAATTTGTTTTATGCATGCTTCCAGCAGGTCACCGTACCATTAGGGCACTTTTTTGCTTTATCTAGTCTAGAAAGGATCACCGCCCCATTATGAATACCTTTTTGAGTTTGTGTATTTCTGAACTTTTTACTGTAGCCGTGACCTATAGTCATAATGGCTATCGGATTATAGAAAAAAAATGTTGGGCATCTCAATTCTCTTAAAAATTTCACTTTTACCTGGCCAAAAATGGCACTCCCAGATGTCAATGACAGGCATCAATAACTTTTAACCAAATAATTTGTTTGAATGAATAAAATCGGGATTCAGTTAAGCCAATACACAGTTGATCCAGAAAACAATTTGCAATCAACAGCATGGACTGTAGAAATCTGATGAATCTAATTAAGTGAATCTTAGGAGTTACCCAATTTGAAAATTTAATCCATAACTAATGAAAGTCAAGAATGCACTGGAACATTTTATTTTAGTTTGGTATATTTTTAGATTTGAGTAAAGTTTTAtcttcatcaacattttggatcatattTAATTACCCACTTTAATTCCTtcatcaacatttccatcatatttCAGGATCCACATTtgtttcttcatcaacattttATTTCGATGCAACCTTCTAAAAACAAAGTTCAAACTTGCCCTGACCttatttcatgaaaatttcagTAAGTAGCCCTTgcaatgtaaagtataaagacCTCATCCAACTCCAAGCTTCCTTGCCATTTCATCTAAACTACCAAATCATGAAAGTATGAAGACCCTGATTGTGAACCAGGATCAGGGTCGTATGGCCATGTACTAATACAATTTACTGTTACTAACACAAGCACAAAGCAAATCATTCTGAGATTTAACTGTAAAATATCTTCAGTGATcaacttaaaataaaaaatcagactTCACTTTCAAGAAGGCTTGCTTTATACATATATGCAACTTGTTTCCAGGCACGGTTAGGCAATACAATTTACAGCTAATTTCAAGTTTGCACATTTGAGCAATATATCAGGGGCTCTTCATTGGAATATTACAAAAACTCACATGATCTTCAGGGTCATGGACACTTCTTTTCTTGTAATAAGTCATTAAGCTTATAGCTTCAGCTGCTTAAAGAAAATAGTTAGAATCTTCCAGTTGAAGTATAGCAATGGCAGTTATAGCAAGACGAATACAAGAAGTCAATCACCTGAAAAAATGAAAAGGATTAAAAAACCTGGATAGGGCAGATATTTTTAAACAACAGTGGAACACTGAAAGGCTTTCCAAGAAGTAACTAGGATTATGAATCTATTTCTCTACAATTCTAAAGTGTCTGGAATAATTCTGACAAGACACTTGCAAAGAGAAAAACATATGTCAGCCTTCTAGTTAGTGAAGTGTTAGGAAAAGTTCCACAGATCAAGATCCCTCAAAGAATGGAGCATTGTTTGTGTTTTTTTCTACGCTTTTTCTGCTTGGGTGGCTGAAGAACCACTTTAATTGCAGCATCAAAAACAGCCTTCACATTCTGCAACCACAATCAACAATGACACTAAATATTAACAAATTGAAATAGCCCAAGATACCGAATGAACGAAACTACCAATCCCAAATAAAAAAATAAGACATTCATGCATTGCTTACTAAATGAGCTACAGAAACAAATGTAGTACTAgcatatatgtataaataaatgacAGCTATGTTAACGTACGCATGAAATTTCCACATCTTTAGAGATACCTGTTGTGTTTTGGAACTGCATTCAATATATGCTGCAGCTCCAATTTGCTTCTTCAACTCTTCACCCTGTAAATTAACGAAGAAAGGTAAACTTGGTATTGGCCAGAAATTTTACACCATGTACtgcaaattaaatttaaataaaaatcattaaTATCCTTTAAACATATATAGCAATACACATGTAGCTAAAGCCTACATGAGACCAGTAAATATTCTGATGCCCTATGCAACTTGTCTATCACTTTGTTGGGGCAATTTACGGTCATCACACTTACctaaagaaaaggaaaatctctaaatGAGTTATCAGTCTCAAGTGACTTTTGCACTTTGAGGCTCCATAGATAGCAATACACTAGTAGCTAAAGCCTTCATAAAACCAGTAAATGTTCTGATGTCCTATGCAACTTGTCTACCACTTTTTGGGGCACTTTACAGTCATCACACTTACCTAAAGAAAGGAAAATCTCTAAATGTGTTATTAGTCTCAAGTGACCTTTGCACTTGGAGGCTCCATAAATAGCAATACACTGGTAGCTAAATCCTTTATGAAACAAGTGAATATATTGGAGGCTCCATAAATAGCAATACACTGGTAGCTAAATCCTTTATGAAACAAGTGAATATTCGGAAGTCCTGTGCAACTTGTCTACCACTTTGATGGGGCACTTTACAGTCATCACACTTACCTAAAGAAAAGGAAACTGTTTAAATGAGTTATTAGTCTCAAGTGACCTTTACACTTTGAGGCTCCATACATAGCAATACACTAGTAGCTAAAGCCTTCATGAAACCAATAAATATTCTGATGTCCTATGCAAATTGTCTACCACTTTGGTGGGGCACTTTAAACAGAGTATTTTTTAGTGGCAAATTTTTGTCAATTTGCAAATAGTCAGGATCGGGGATTTTGAAATTGGCAAATATGACGATCGAAGGTCTATCTCCCATTCGCCAAATTTTTATGTGTTTTGGGCCATAGGCAAGGTGTTTTGCCATCATCTTTTGGGGGCCAGCcatactttttaatttttttcgcCAACAGCTTAGAAAGTTCCAAAGCTTTAAAGTCATCACACCTTAcctaagaaaaggaaaatctctaaatGAATTATTAGTCTCAAATGACCTTTGCACTTTGAGGATCCATGTATAGCAATACAGTAGTAGCTAAAGCTTTCATGAAAACAGTAAATATTCTGATGTCCTATGCAACTTGTCTACCACTTTGTTGGGGCACTTTACAGTCATCACTTACCTAAAGAAAAGAAATATCTCTTAATGAGTTATTAATATCAAGAAACCTTTGCACTTTAAGGCTCCGTATGAAAAGCAAAATTCCTTCAAATCAGTGCAAGAAAAACCACTTACTTGAGCAGTAGTTATTGGAAATGCACCAGGGTGGTCTAAAAAGAACTGTTTATCATCACGCAAATCTGTGGAAACATATGGGTTTTCAGAGGGAAAAAAGTCACAATTACAATAATAAAAACTAGAGACATGTAAACTGCTAGAATAAAAAGCTTAAAAATACACATTGACTAACTGCAAAAAAATGATAGGTTATGGCCCACCTAATTTGGTTCCAACAAGAATGATCGGCACAGTTGGTGCATAATGTCTCAATTCTGGAATCCACTGCCATGAGGAAAAAAAAAATAGCATTAAGATAGAGAAGAAAGTCTATGAAAGCTTAATTCCTAACCTGAGCAAAGCACACAAACTAAATCTGATATTCCCACTATCAATGTTAAGAGTCTAAGACAATAAAGAAACAAAACTGAAACCTTGggaattaccttctttgctatATTCTCATAACTAGCTCTGCTGATCAGAGAAAAGGCAAGAAGAAATACATCCGCACCTCTGTAACTGAGGGGCCTCAACCTGTTGTAGTCTTCTTGGCCTGCACTTAAATCCAGTTTCTAACTTTTTGAACATTCTCATAAGCAGAAACTTTACAGTACCAAGAGGAGGAGCCATGGGTATAACACAAGAAAAATAACGGACTCCAAAAGTGATGACAAGAGATTTGTTTCAGCTATCATACCAAAAGTTGGATATAAAGGTTTTGGCAAAAGAGTTAAATACAGCAAAATTTGATCCAAAACTACATAGAATGAATTTTACAACCTCCGTTCTCGCATTTTTTTGCTCTTAGCCCAACCAACTTTCTTATGTTCACTTACACTGCACTTGGCCTAAGGAAGGGTGAATAGCATTTGTTCAATATGGATGACAAGATCAAAGTGTACGTAAATACAAACCCCAATGCTAATGACAGACTGCAGTCCGGTGCAATAGACGGGGGAAATTCGATTTATCATATCTATAGTTGCATAGACAGAGATCAAATAACCAAATTATACAAACAGCACAGATAAAAATGCAGGGGAAATGGATCACAAAACATAAATTTCTGCAGACATGTGAAAAATATGGAAGAGCGTTTACCTGCAGTGTCCCACAATCCTAAGTTCACCGTATTACCATCAACAACCACATTTGCACTGAAATTGTCAAACACCGTTGGTACATAGTCCTGATTAAAccaaaacatccacaacacacctTCATTCACCATCCCAAACcaaaaaaaggaaatatttatgATTACAGTAATAAAATCCAACAAGCAGCCTGAATTCAGTGATAATGTAACAGATCAGAAGCTTTAGTCATTCTTTCATGGATATAAGAGCATATTAGTTTATGGCGGCACTGTATACCTCAGACTGATGCTCTGATTCGTCTCAATATAAACCCTTAACCCTAAGCTgctatttgtttttcaaagaacaTTAATCTCATTTAAAGACCCATTTACGGAAGATATCTGATTTCAAAAGAGGGATTCCATTTATCGAACTTACAGTTGGAAAAGTATTGCTTGTATAGGAAATGAGCATGCATGTTTTCCCCACAGCTCCATCACCCACGGTCACACACTTGATGAATCTGGAAGTGCTCATGTCATCAAACCCAATCTTCTAAATCACTCAACTACCAAAAAACGAGCCCCTGTTTCGCAACAAGCCAAGTCCCCCATTAAACTAATCCGATTCAACCTGAGCAATGAATAAATAAAACTCGGCAAGCACCGTACAATAAACTCATCAAGCTGATCCAAAGGTATGACTGTTAcaatatgaaatgcagatgaacaGTGACAATAAGTACCTCAATGCCTGTTTCTTTGAACGTGGGTATAAATATCCTTGAAAGAAAAGCTTTGAAAGATGCACCCAGACTCTGTTTCACCAGATTGGAAACTATGATTGATTGATCCAGAAAAAAACTAACCAAGAATTGAAGGCAAACAAAAAAATGGGCAAGCCAGAGCCTGACAACAAAAGGTTAAATGCCCAGAGGTGAGAGGAGCATGAACAACTCAGTTAGAACAAGTCAAAATTTATCGATGCAGTAAATGATGAGCACTAATAGTTCCTTTATTGTCGTTAACAGGCTGTATTTTTGAAAGGGGAAGCCAGCAAA contains the following coding sequences:
- the LOC131052338 gene encoding rac-like GTP-binding protein 5, with amino-acid sequence MSTSRFIKCVTVGDGAVGKTCMLISYTSNTFPTDYVPTVFDNFSANVVVDGNTVNLGLWDTAGQEDYNRLRPLSYRGADVFLLAFSLISRASYENIAKKWIPELRHYAPTVPIILVGTKLDLRDDKQFFLDHPGAFPITTAQGEELKKQIGAAAYIECSSKTQQNVKAVFDAAIKVVLQPPKQKKRRKKHKQCSIL